The Sabethes cyaneus chromosome 3, idSabCyanKW18_F2, whole genome shotgun sequence DNA window GACGTAAGGGTGGCAAACTTGTATGCATTTTCTGGCGATCCAATTCTTTATGATGATTAATAAccgaccgaggaatcctctgatTTAAGCACAAGTTTCACAGGAAGGAAATGTTGCTAGTGGAGAGCTAGGTGAAACAATAAATTATTCGAGCTCGCATACGATTTGAAGACGTGTTTCGCGAAACAGGTAACGTAAATCCGAAGGATCGatataagaaaagaaaaaaatacgtcAGAAGTCAGATTACCGACAACAACGatacaaatcttccacacgacATCGAGGAACGTGCCGCTCGAGCCACAAATTCTGATTACGGACAACGAAGATTATGTGCTATTAACATCATCGGTTCATTCAACGCGCGAATAGATACCGGTAGACACTTGTTGccttttggcatccttcaaCCATGGCTACTTTATTGGGGAATCGTGCAAAAATTGTCAAGCTTTTGATATACGATTATCATATAACGGAAATTAAACGCGCAAAGTTTTTAGGCAACCGACTTTCATGAGAGACATTCAATTTAGCCAACATGGACAAACTTTCTGTTGTTTCGTTACGAATTCTACATTCCAATACCAGCAAAAAGACTACGATTTAAAATCGCTGGCACAAAAGGGTATTCACAACCACGCGATTATCTTGTATTGGCCTTTGCGATTTTAAAAATGAACCCAATCTACTGATTAGCTATGGAAAGAATGTTGTTATTGTGCATACCAAAAGTTAGTAGGTTATCCCGTGCGGCACCGTGACCACTAAAGTTGCAACAAATGCTTCGTCTTGTAACTAAAAGCTACGACACTAGGTATTGATCAACTTGTTATTGAAGCTCATCTCGAAAATGTTTGCAACTGAAAGAACTGACATTTAATTCTTAAAAGGAGAAAAGAGAAGTGGTCCAAGACAGCTCCCCTGTGGTACGGTATGTTGAAGAATGAGTCGGATTAACACCAACGGTGTGATAGATATGAATGTAGCCACTTATAAAACATTGGCGAAACCCCCTTCGGTTACACAGGCAGAACGAATCGATATCAACAAGGTTTGTAGAGTCTAAAATTCCTGTTAGTCATCAGAGATCTAGCGAGGATAGTTGAAGAAAATGtagcaaatcgagcgagaagcaaacgatgcccacTCTTACGCGAGCGAGTGTGAGATGCAAAGCGTCCAACGCTTAAGGCCTAAACACAATGCATATGGATTTTAATACATATGTtgcgaaaaaatgacagaaaatccATGTGAAAATTGTCAAATGTCCGCATTTTACTCCACTGTCGAAAACGCACAACAAACGCTGGAGCTGTGTATACATACATTCTACACCTTACACACTCGgagtcaatcccggtgtagtggttagcattcacgcatctcatgccgaggacccggattcaaatcccaaccccgcagaagtcacgaatgacctaagctgttaaagtgactacatataatcaaacaaaaaaaacttacacactcgcgaacgaaCGGCCTTGTAGCGTCTTCTGCATAGCCCGCTCACAAGTCAATACCAAAAGCACGTGAACGCGAGCAGCACACTAGAATGCaaggatacagattttgctttacttcttttttTCGCCTTAGGCCCTTGCTAACACACGCAGCGATCCAGAATCAACTGCAGTTAAACTGCTTTAAATCTTTAAATGGCCGCGTCATGATTGACTTGATTGATTGAGTTAAAACTAGGGTCTTATAAACAATCAACCGGAATAAATAGTTTTGTTGCAGAATTACTTATTTGACAtgatatacaaaaaaaaaacgtttttgggTATTTATGACTGTCGGTTTTCTGGCTGAGCGGTTCGGTTAGTTGTAATATCATGGGTACGGTAAGTTTCAATATTATGTTTTGAGGTATAAAAATCTACAGTCGTTTGTCTTTCCCTGCTTTTTCCTGCTGAATTCAAATCAGATAATAAATTTCTTAtgaaaagtaaacaaaattaACCATTTGTAAATACTTTCTATCTTATCTGTTCTACGCGAGTCGTTGTACGGAATATCATTTTGTTATCAGAGTTCATGAGGGTTTTCAGAGAAAAGAATTATTTCAAGACATGATGTAGCAAACTTGAAGTGGTAGGCTTTTGAGCTTCACTTCTCACAAGCTTTAAGGTTTATCTTACTTATTCTTTAGTCACCAAGGCACGGCTATCTTCCAGTGATTATTATTGATAGTAGAATCACGTAGCAGCCCATAGTAAATCTATGACCGAACAGCCTCTATATTCGGACACTAGTGATTtctcaaaaataattaaaatttttgaatacagTGGGACAATAATAAATTAACAGATTTTATGGTTTACAAAATATGACGTTTTAGTTTCAACCTTTAATGTGAAATTTGTCAAAAGTTTCAACTAACTGTCCAGCCATAGAGGAATTTCCCCTATATGGTAAAATCTCATCCTTCATACACGATAAGCTTATCTATTTCCTAAGTTATCTGTTTATTTACGCAAATGATCGATATATGCTGCAGCAAAAAGGTAACAAATATCTAGTGACCGAATCTGAACGTGATTTACTGCTGGAGAAATGAATGAAACTACAGACTTCGTATTAGAAACAAAGTTGATCATAACTCATACAAATTTCCATTAGATATGCGATATAAATTCATTAACCTGCTGAAACAAAGCATCTGTTAATTATAATCGACAGACTCGGCTATAAGGCAAGAACTTGCTCACACATGAGAATCATATTTTGCTAAAAAAGCACGATAAGCGGTTTAACGATAAGAATTGCCAGTTTTGAAACTGGGAAATTCCCCTTCATGCTTTACTGAAACTCAATATGTAAATACATATTGTAAACAGTATAGGCTTACGCTTAAACATCCGTTATTAATAAGTGTGAGTTTATATCAACTTTGACTATCAAATGAAGTTGGTGTCACCAAATACTTAATACGTAGATCGTCCATTTTGCTCGTTAATAGCTGACTCAGTTTAAAACTTGTTTTATTTCGTTTACTATAATTATTCTTGATGTATTTACTTTACTCATGAATTCTAAATGCTGTGAAAGTATCTAATAGTCCCcatatttatattattagtgGCAATAACAAGTTATAATTTCCTTGTCCATTTCTTCCATTATTATTGATGCAAAATGTTAATTCATAACATTGATAATCAGGCTAGACGCTAAAGCTCGGTGAAACTTTATGCCTATTCTGATGCATCATCACCTAGTTCTATTTCCTGGGTGCATATTTGTCTAACTCATCTAACTGCATTATAATTAGTTTTACAATTTCACCCTGGAAAACCAAAACAAACCAGTACCactcatacacacacatacaagtTCCGAACGTACCTGCGACAAAGAGGCAAACGTTGCAGTGGCAATCTCGGAATTGACTCGTTTGGCCCCACCGCGCTGGAAACCGGAGCGGCTGAACACATACAGCGCAATAACTACTATCGGAAAAACGGTATTTAACAAATTCCGCACTGGGTGGCGCCATTTTTCCTTCCAAGCTTTGTAGAGAAAAATTACGATTGGACTGGCTGCGGTCATAGTTGGTGCACCCGAGGGATCCCGTTTCGTGTTTCCTTTATATAAACAAAACTCAATAAAtggtaacaattttttttgtctctTCAACTGATTCGCAGCGAGTACCACTCGGGAATTGGCATCGTTTATCTTGTAAAGAACATTAGTCTATAATACGATTTTTATGCGCGATACAACTAGCACCAAGAACCGACGAACGACGAAACATTTGCGTTAAACAGTATTTAGTTAGCACAACTAAATGAAACTCTGAAACCAATGAATGATTGAATGAAACACTTTTACTTCAACTGCACTGCACGGAAAGCTGCACGACCAGTTCAATGTTCAACACACTCACAAAAAGTTTCTTATTGGAAAAGTGACGTGTACTGTAGCAAAGCTGCCAGATTttgttttaattcaaaacttttCAAATTTGGGACTTCGCCGGATCATCAATATTTTGTTTaattaatcataaaaataatgaaaatattgtcaatttcaaggaaaattataccatccaaagtgcgatatcgctcataaaagtgttattttagcttaaatcgtttcggtctcttcggtgcacttattgcttggaagatgacgaaaaagtgcgccgaagataccgaaacgatttaagctaaaatagcacttttatgagcgatatcgcactttggatggtacaattttccttgcaattgacaataatagtcTGATTAATAAAAATAGTTCTATGTAAAACGGCTTGTTTTCGCTAAATCAAAAAAGCAATGCTTTGGCAATTTTTCGCCCGCGGTGTCCAGAGTCAAACACCGTTCATTTGAAATACCTTTACTTTTGGGATTTGGCAAATTACTGAATCGTATTCCACTCTTGACTAAAATTTAATAACTCTATCTAGTATTCTATATAcagattagagtgactatatacagagtggcggcatgtcatcccaaaagtatgcaaggcgcattttctttctcttgcctgcatacgcgttggattggtcgtctgctcgattggaatgacactgacagataattatcattccaatcttgacattgtcgccactctatatatagtcactctaatacagatatacagtcaacaaaaaattGTTTCCCCACAAAAGGTCAAATTCAAATCTGAGAAAGCGACTTACAATTTAAACGCCACAAGCGGATCCAGCTGATCGATTTTACAACCCGAAATGTATAGGATCAATTTTCAGAAAAGCGATTTCTATCCGAAAATCTAGAATGCCAGTTTACTTGGTGTTCTATTCGCCACTCCACTTGAAAAAAATTGTCTGTCAGGCGTCGGACCGACGCAAGTATAGGTCTTAAGTCTTATCCGgaagcaggcttggcatacacttttcgcttcgattttgctcttttgattactgcaccttagcaaagcaaaatttgaaaaagtgatgtatgaggCGTtcgtagaatttgttattatctacaatattgctgaagtaatcattactgtgcattttgtatttatggcgctataaggctgttCCAGTTGGAAGTTGAACTGTTTTATCATCGCAATATTATCGACATTCATCTTGTTTCTGCAACATCGATAACCATACTTTTGCATTATCGACATTTGTTTACACCCACCGTAGCGACATTTGTCCTGTTTAACCAACGTGCCTTTCTTCTGCTTTACCGATGCGACATTTGTACTGCACCCGCTTAGTCGACAACGATCTAGTTGGAACTTTATCTGCGCagccgtttttgttccaatatgaATTTGCACCATTTAATGGAACTCCCGTGGAACATCGAACGCAAGTGGTGGGGGTATTTACTTATGTACAACATTATGTATTTTAATAAATCGCTTGTGCGACTTGTACACTTTAGGTTAGGACAGCGCTCCTTGTAcgttagttttaagttttaagtgaaATATACCGCGTTTATATTCCGTACCAGTGTTTTACTAGCAGTGTAGTCCAAAAGTGAAGAACAGTAATAGTCCTGACTCTAGTGCAAGTGTTTCCATCCCAGCGAGTCTGCAGAAGCAACCTAGTGCTCTGCAAGTAGTGATCCTGTGAAAGCAAGGTGTCCACCAGgaatccttattccgtcgccttgTTTGCTTCTTCCGACAGAAGCCCTACAGTCCATTTTGCTtgttccaccgaagaggaacatatggtccttcgaaccggatctcCGAGCCGGTTATTCCTTCTTGCCATTGGATACGCTGCTAGTttgagtgaaaagtgaaaacgaACCCGAAGAATAAACACGTtagtgaagtgaaaaaaaatgccAATAACGCATAGCCCACAGGGGTCGCAAGGGGCTAAGTCGCCCAATGATAAAGATGCAAGTGATAGTGAAAGTTTCCATGGTTTCGATGAAGGCGCGAAGCGCCCTTCTACAAGTGCTGTTGACAAAAGGATAACGGTTCTTTCTCGTCAACAATCTCAAGCGCAAGCGAAGATTCAGCGTATCGCTGCGATGATAGAAGATTCGATAGTTCCGCTTGCCCAGCTCAATGTGTATGTGAAGTGTGTAGAGTCAGCATATCAGGAGTATTGTTCTTTCCACAACCAATTAACAGCGGTTCTTTCCAATGAAGAAATGGATGAACATGATACGGATTACGCTATTTTTGAGGAAACATATCATCACGTGCTGATTCGACTGGAAACCTTAATCCTAGAGAAGAGGAATTATGTTGAGCCAGCTCCGCCGCAAGTGGTCATCCGTCAGCAGCCTCTCAAGGCACCGGTCCCAACCTTTAATGGACTTTACGAGAATTGGCCAAAATTCAAGGCTACCTTTCTCGACATCATGTCTCAGTCCAATGATAGTGACGCTATCAAGCTATATCATTTGGACAAGTCGCTTGTAGGAGCTGCTGCAGGGATACTTGATGCCAAAACGGTGAATGAAAACAATTACGCACACGCTTGGGAGATACTAAACGAACGCTTTGAGAATCCACGAGTGATAATTGACAATCACATCAAAGGTCTGCTAACGATGAAAAAGATGTCAACCGAATCACATCGAGAGCTGCGTCAACTACTCGATAGCTGTACAAAGCACATAGAAAATCTCCGGTACTTCAAGCATGAGCTGACAGGCATCTCCGAGCTAATGGTGATTCATTTAATTTCGGCCAGCATGGATCGAAACACGCGAAAGCAATGGGAAGGAACAATTGCGAAGGGTGAGTTGCCAAGCTACAATGGCACAATCACATTCCTGAAAAAACAGTGCAACGTACTAGAAAATTGCGAAGAGGTAGTTAAGTTGCCAAGTAGTTCCAAGTTAGTACAGAAATCAGCATTTTCCCCGAGAGTAACCACGAATGCAGCTACAGACAGTGTTAGCGAGTTGTGTGATTTCTGTAAAGGTGCTCATAAAAACTTTCAGTGTGACATCTtcagaggcatgaatttatcgCAACGTGTTGAGAAGGTGCGTGAATTAGGCATGTGCTTCAACTGCCTCCGGAAAGGGCATCGTATAAAAGATTGTCCCTCCGAGCGTAAGTGCCAAAAATGTCGAATGCGTCATCACACGCAGCTGCATGATGATAGCGTGTGGAAATCATCGAGATATCAGAATTCAAATCCATCAGTTACCGGTAAGCCACAATTTGATCGTTCTCCTGTACTAGCATCCAGTGCAGAAATTAATACTAGCGATGCTGTAGCAACAACTTGTTCAATCGCCAAGTCCAATGCTAAGCGGACAGTCATGCTTTTAACGGCAATGGTCAACATCGTCGATCGTCGAGGCAAGCCTCATTCTTGTCGCGCTTTATTAGATTGTGGATCGCAAGTCAACCTTATCTCCAAACGAATGGTTGATTTGATCGGTTTGAAAACTTTTCCCACCAGTGTTTTGATTGCTGGTGTTAATAACAAGGCAAGCAAAAGCGACAAAAAGGCCAATGTGGAGATTTTGTCAACCAACAACGATTTTCGAACAGTCCTAGAATGCATCGTAACACCGTCAGTAACCGGTTTAATACCTAGCTCGTTTATTGATACTCGCAACTGGTGTATACCTCCAGAATTCCAGTTAGCCGATCCTTATTTCAACGCTCCGCAAGCGGTCGATTTGCTTATAGGTAACAGTCATTTCTTTGCATTGCTGAAACCAGGTCAGCATAAGCTTGGAGCGAATTATCCAGAACTCCGCGAAACTCGACTTGGTTGGGTTGTAACTGGAGAAGTATATGAGCCATTAGTCGAAGCTGACTCCGTGTATTCTCATAAGATAACCGTTGAAGACGTTCATAAAGCTATGCAACGTTTCTGGGAAATAGAAGATGTCGCCGAAGCACCAGTTTTGTCTTCAGAGGAGCAGGAATGTGAGGAGCATTTTCGTGCCACGCATAAGCGTGATTCTTCAGGACGGTTTATCGTTCAGCTGCCGTTGAAGGAGAATGTTGTTCATCTGTCCAATTGCCGAGATCTTGCATTAAAGCGATTTTATATGCTAGAACATCGTCTTTCTCGTAACTCAGCGCTTCGGGAGCAATATGTAAAATTCATACAAGAATACGAAAGTCTTGGCCACTGCAAGCAAGTTGACGAGCGGAAGGATCTTCCAGCTCAGCGAAATTGTTATTTGCCTCACCATGCCGTAATTCGTCCAGACAGTACTACGACAAAATGCAGGGTTGTTTTCGACGCATCTGCTAAGCCTTCAAGTTCCAGTTTGTCTTTAAATGATGTCCAAATGGTAGGTGGTACTGTTCAATCTGATTTGTTCTCCATAGTATTACGGTTCCGTAAACATAAATATGCATTCACCGCAGACATTAGCAAAATGTATCGCCAAATTTCTGTAGATTCTAGCCAAACCAGTTTGCAAAGAATCTTCTGGCGAGAAGGTTCAGAATTACCCTTGAAGGTTTTAGAATTGACGACAGTAACATATGGAACAGCAAGTGCTCCATTCCTAGCGACACGATGCCTGAAGCAGCTAGCAGACgatgaaataaataattatccAATGGGAGCTGCTACTGCAATGAACGATTTCTACGTTGATGATGTCCTTTCAGGCGATGATACATTAGAATTGGCATTAGAGCGACAAAGGCAGGtcaagcagctattagcaagtgGTGGTTTTCCAATCCATAAATGGTGCTCGAATTCGGACGAACTACTGGCATATATTCCTGCTGTCGAACGGGAACAAAAAAAGGTTTTAGCAGACACCAACACGAACACAGTTATTAAGGTTTTAGGAATAATGTGGGATCCGCAGTTTGATCAGTTCATGTTTTTATCGAAGCCTTCTGAAGCGAATCAATCCTTTGATGTGCCGACCAAACGGATAATATTTTCTGGAATCGCGAGATTATTTGATCCGTTAGGACTCGTTTCTCCCGTAATTGTATTGGCTAAGATACTGATGCAAGATTTATGGCGCAGCAAGGTCGGTTGGGACGAACCAGTCGACATAGAGCACCAGTTAAGATGGAAACAGTTCCAGAACGCTCTTCCTCAACTTAATGATATTCGCATTCCAAGGCGCGTAATTTCAGACGACTGCAGTGTTCTTGAACTTCATGGATTTGCTGATGCTTCCGAACAGGCGTACGGAGCATGTGTTTACGTCCGCAGTATTCACTCCAATGAGTCGGCGCAACTACAGCTGCTTTGCAGTAAATCAACCGtggcacctttgaaaaaagtaacAATACCCAGGTTAGAGTTGAGCGCAGCACGGTTACTTGGTCGCCTCGTCGCCAAGGTATATCCGACCATAAATATTTCTTTCCAGCAAGTGGTTCTTTGGTCAGACAGCCAAATTGTTTTGAGCTGGTTAAAGAAACCTACCGAAAGGCTAGATATATTCGTTCGTAATAGAGTAGCCGAGATACAATCAACAACACGTGATTTTTCCTGGAAGTATGTACGCTCATCGCAGAACCCTGCCGACATTCTTTCTCGAGGTCAAATGCCCAAGGAGCTAGAAAATAACACGTTATGGTGGAATGGGCCATCTTTTCTTGCGTCAACATATGATCAGTTGTCGGACCCAGTAGAACTTCCAAACAGTGAACTTCCAGAGATGAAATCTTTAGTCACCGCCCTACCTGTAACGAAGGAACAAGCTGTGTTTTCAAAATATAGTTCATTTAGAAAATTGCAACGCATCATCGCTCTGATGCTGCGATTTATTCATAACTGCAAGCAACGAGATCCAGCGGCACGAGTCTTCAAGGAATTACCAACAATCGACGAACAAAGAAAGGCTTTGCTTGTGATCTTCAAGGTTGCTCAAAAGCTTGAGTATAGTGATGAAATTATGAGAGTAAAATCTGGTAGGATGTGTAAGAAACTAGCCGCTCTCGGTCCGATTTTAGTGGATGGATTGCTAAGAGTTGGAGGGCGAATTCAACACTCTAAACTTCCATTTGCTTCTATGCACCAAATCATTTTGCCCAATAATAGTCCTATTACCAGATCCTTTATTCGCCAGTTACATGTTGAGCACCTTCATCTAGGTCCAACAGGTTTGTTAAACGTTCTTCGGCGAAATTACTGGGTAGTTAATGCTATTTCCACCATCCGCTCAGTGACAAGAGCCTGCATTAAATGTTTCAGGGTGCGACCGACAGAAACATCGCAGTACATGGGTAACCTTCCTGCCTATAGAGTAACGCCCGCACCGCCTTTCGCTGTAACCGGTGTGGATTATGCTGGACCATTTTTTATCAAACAAGGTGTACGGAAGGGAGCTACAGTGAAAGCTTATATTTCAGTTTTCGTATGCATGGTTACACGAGCAATACATTTGGAGTTAGTGTCAAGCATGTCAACTAATGCGTTTTTGGCAGCCCTTCAGAGGTTCATCAGTCGTCGAGGTATCGTTCAGCAATTGCATTCAGATAACGGTACTAATTTTCGTGGCGCTTCACATGAATTAAATCAGCTGTACCAGATGTTTCAAAGAGAGCAGCAAGCACATAATATCGAATATTTCTGTTTGTCAAAGGCTATTGAATGGCATTTCATACCACCGGATGCTCCAGAGTTTGGTGGTTTGTGGGAGGCAGGAGTAAAAAGTACCAAGATTCATTTAAAGAAAGTATTGGGAAACACATCTCTCAATTTCGAACAATTTGCAACTGTTTTGACGGAGATTGAAGCTGTCCTGAATTCACGTCCTCTCTTCGCAACCACATTGGATCCGGACCAGATTAAAATAATAACACCGGCAGACTATCTTATCGGTCGTCCACTGACGGCAATTCCGGAGCCCTCCTTAGAGAACATTAAGGTTAATCGATTGGACAAATGGCAGCATTTACAGATGTTACGAGAACATTTCTGGAAGGCCTGGAACAGGGACTATCTTAGCAGTCTTCAACCTAGGAAGAAAAATTGGAAGGTAAATACAAACATCATTCCAGGAACGATTGTCTTGattcacaataaaaacttgcCACCGCTTCAATGGAAATTGGGGACAGTAACTAAAACTTATCCAGGCACCGACGGTTTAGTACGCGCTGCAGACGTTCGCAGTGAAAACACCACTTTTCGTCGCCCGATTACCAAATTATCAATCTTGCCGATTGAAGACAACAAAGCTGCTTGCTGCATGATAAATGCTAATCTAAAAGGGTATAATATTGGCAAGGAATGAATTGAAAAGATATTTCAACGGGGTGGAGTATGTTCCAGTTGGAAGTTGAACTGTTTTATCATCGCAATATTATCGACATTCATCTTGTTTCTGCAACATCGATAACCATACTTTTGCATTATCGACATTTGTTTACACCCACCGTAGCGACATTTGTCCTGTTTAACCAACGTGCCTTTCTTCTGCTTTACCGATGCGACATTTGTACTGCACCCGCTTAGTCGACAACGATCTAGTTGGAACTTTATCTGCGCagccgtttttgttccaatatgaATTTGCACCATTTAATGGAACTCCCGTGGAACATCGAACGCAAGTGGTGGGGGTATTTACTTATGTACAACATTATGTATTTTAATAAATCGCTTGTGCGACTTGTACACTTTAGGTTAGGACAGCGCTCCTTGTAcgttagttttaagttttaagtgaaATATACCGCGTTTATATTCCGTACCAGTGTTTTACTAGCAGTGTAGTCCAAAAGTGAAGAACAGTAATAGTCCTGACTCTAGTGCAAGTGTTTCCATCCCAGCGAGTCTGCAGAAGCAACCTAGTGCTCTGCAAGTAGTGATCCTGTGAAAGCAAGGTGTCCACCAGgaatccttattccgtcgccttgTTTGCTTCTTCCGACAGAAGCCCTACAGTCCATTTTGCTtgttccaccgaagaggaacAAAGGCTgttaccctcttggtagcaaaaagagcgttctttttgctaccaacggcattgctacTAAAGATAaagcttcactttcttcagcaatattatagataattactagctctacaaatgccccatacaccactttttcaaattctgcttggctgaggagcagtaatcaaaagagcaaaatcaaagcctGTCCGGAAGGTAATCACAAAATGTTAAATATCCGCAAAGTTTGTGTTTATTTCTTGTCCTTACATTAGAGATGGTCGTCGGGCCGACGCTAGTATAGGTCTTAAGTCTTATCCGGAAGGTAATCACAAAATGTTAAATATCCGC harbors:
- the LOC128739510 gene encoding uncharacterized protein LOC128739510 gives rise to the protein MPITHSPQGSQGAKSPNDKDASDSESFHGFDEGAKRPSTSAVDKRITVLSRQQSQAQAKIQRIAAMIEDSIVPLAQLNVYVKCVESAYQEYCSFHNQLTAVLSNEEMDEHDTDYAIFEETYHHVLIRLETLILEKRNYVEPAPPQVVIRQQPLKAPVPTFNGLYENWPKFKATFLDIMSQSNDSDAIKLYHLDKSLVGAAAGILDAKTVNENNYAHAWEILNERFENPRVIIDNHIKGLLTMKKMSTESHRELRQLLDSCTKHIENLRYFKHELTGISELMVIHLISASMDRNTRKQWEGTIAKGELPSYNGTITFLKKQCNVLENCEEVVKLPSSSKLVQKSAFSPRVTTNAATDSVSELCDFCKGAHKNFQCDIFRGMNLSQRVEKVRELGMCFNCLRKGHRIKDCPSERKCQKCRMRHHTQLHDDSVWKSSRYQNSNPSVTGKPQFDRSPVLASSAEINTSDAVATTCSIAKSNAKRTVMLLTAMVNIVDRRGKPHSCRALLDCGSQVNLISKRMVDLIGLKTFPTSVLIAGVNNKASKSDKKANVEILSTNNDFRTVLECIVTPSVTGLIPSSFIDTRNWCIPPEFQLADPYFNAPQAVDLLIGNSHFFALLKPGQHKLGANYPELRETRLGWVVTGEVYEPLVEADSVYSHKITVEDVHKAMQRFWEIEDVAEAPVLSSEEQECEEHFRATHKRDSSGRFIVQLPLKENVVHLSNCRDLALKRFYMLEHRLSRNSALREQYVKFIQEYESLGHCKQVDERKDLPAQRNCYLPHHAVIRPDSTTTKCRVVFDASAKPSSSSLSLNDVQMTLAKCIAKFL